Part of the Sodalinema gerasimenkoae IPPAS B-353 genome is shown below.
CAGGATGAAGAATGTAAAGAGGTGATTTTAGTCTATTACCATCTCCTAACCCATCCGAAACCTCTTACCCCCGAGCAACTCGACGATGAAATCGAACAATGGATGGAATCTCATTTCGGCATCCAACTCGATTTTGACATCAAAACTCCCCTCAAGAGTTTAGAAACCCTGCGAGGCGGCCCTGAGAATAAGCCTCTCCTCAGCTATGATGACCAAGGCCATTGTCAAGTGGTTCCCCTCGCCGAGGCCCAACAGATTATCGACTGGGTTTGGGACCGTATCTTCGATTATGCCAATGTCTAGGGGGCCAATGTCCAGGGAGTGATATCTTATTTAACCCCTAAAAAACCCCAATGGTTCAGCCATGACACGCCTTAACTTCGATACCCAAACAATGACCTTTCGCCAACTTTTGGGTAATGGAGTCACCTACCAAGTTCCTCCCTTCCAACGGGATTACGCCTGGGGAGAAGATGAATGGGATGATATTTGGCAGGATATCAATGCCTTATTTGAGGAGGATGGGGAGACGGCTCATTATATGGGCTATCTCGTCCTACAATCTTCCGATTACCGAAATTTTATCATCATTGACGGCCAACAACGAATGACCACCCTCAGCCTTCTAATTTTAGCTGGGTTGTCCCATTTGCAGGATTTAATTAGGGCAGAGATAGATGGTCAGAGGAATCAACGCCGCCAAGAACAATTACAAAATAGTTATATTGGCGAGGTTGACCCGGTGAGTCTTCTGTCTTACCCAAAACTGCAATTAAATCGCCATAGTAACCGCTTTTATCAGACCTATTTAGTTCCCTTAGAGCAGATTCCTAATCGGGGCTTAAATGGGTCAGAAAGTCAGCTGCGTAAGGCATTTTTTTGGTTGAAAGACCGGCTTAAAGAACGTCATGGGATGGAGGTGGATAGTGGTCAGCAATTTGCTCGCTTTGTCGATGTTTGGGTGGATAAACTGGTGTTTACGGTGATTACGGTCACCGATGAGTTAAATGCGTTTAAGGTCTTTGAAACCCTGAATGCTCGTGGGGTTCGTCTCTCATCTACAGATTTACTCAAAAATTATTTATTTTCACTCTTGGGTCAGGGCGATCGCCATCAACTTGAGGTAGAATCTTTAGAACTATTTTGGGAGAGAATTGTCGGCATTTTAGGACAGGAAAGTTTCCCGGAGTTTTTGCGAGTTTTTTGGAATAGCCAGTATCCGTTGATTCGCAAACGGGAATTATTTAAAACAGTGCAGCACCACATCCAAACCCGAGAACAAGGATTTGCGTTACTGCGTTCCTTAGATAGATATTTGGAGATTTATACGGCTCTTCAAGATGGTCAAGATGTTCAATGGGCCGATTCAGAGAAACACAGCTTACAAGCGTTGAAACTTTTGGAAATTCGTCAAGGATTGTCATTTTTGATGACTTGCTATGACCGCTTTTTTGAGGATAATCGCTCAGTCTTTACACGAATTCTTAAGGCAATTTCTGTCATTTCCTTTCGTTCGGTCATCTGTGATTCACCAGGTCATGAACAAGAAAGACGCTATAATGACATTGCTCGTAGGATTCATGAGGGAAGTCTAAGCAATCCATCTGATGTATTTCTGTCGTTGCGATCGCTTTACCCCGATGACAAACAATTCAAGGCGGCATTTATTAACAAAAGCTTTCCCACGTTTCAACGTCAGAATAAACAGCTTGTTCGCTATATTTTATTTAACATTGAAAAACAAAATTATGGACGAGAATTTGATTTAGAAAGTGCCATCTATACCCTAGAACATATCCTCCCAGAACATCCAGGAGCCGCCTGGAGTGATATGGACGAATACCAACAGGAGCAATTGCGCTATCGTTTGGGAAATTTGACCCCATTAGAAGCCTCTCTAAACCGTCAAATTGGGAATGAAAGTTATGGGGTTAAGCGAGACGTATATGGACAAAGTAAGTTCGGAATCACTCATGCGATCGCCGAACATTATGACCAATGGAATGAACGAAAAATCGAGTCTCGTCAACGTCAACTCGCTAATATCGCTGCCGGAATTTGGCGAATTGATTTCCCTTGAAACCTACATCTCTCAACCCTAAATAGCCTTCAAAAATTGAAGCACTCGCCGCAGGGGATTCTCTCGTGATAGCAGAGAAAACAAAAGGGTCATAAAACCCAGCTAATTCAAGCAATCGTGACACCACGATCGCATTAACCCCCCCTTCAGAAACCTGCCCCATATCTCGATGGTAGCGAAACCGTTGACGAATTAAATCTAAGGTCTCGTTTTCTGCATCAGACAGCGGGGGGAAATCCTGCCGCCATTCCCCAAAAAAGTCATCATCAGGACTTCGCTCAAGACCCAAATTGTCATGAGCCGCCTTGAGAGTAGTGATGACCTGTGTTACTGCGGTTGTACTCATAAGAAACGGCGTTTTTAGACCTATTTAATCTGAATTCCGTCCAAGAATATCATCCAAATTCTCCCCTCGGGGCAACTCCAAGAACACGCGATCGCCATCCCGTAATCCATCCAAAATCTGAATCCGATTCCCCAGCGTTGGGCCTAACGTCACCGACTGAAACTGAGGACGATCATCCGCACCAGGAACCAAAACTCCAGTTTCTCCCTGACGCGTCACGATCGCCACCGTCGGTAACACTAACGCATTGGGAAGGCGATCGCCCAAAAAGGTCAAATCCACATTCATCCCCGAGCGCAACTGATCTAACCCCGTGAGAATATCCAACCGCACCTGAAACAGCGTCACATCCCGTTCCACAATCGCCTCAGGTGCAATCAACTGCACCTCTCCCTGAAACACCTCATCCGGGAACGCATCAGCCACAATCTCCACCAACTGGCCCGGCTGAATCTGACTAATATCCGCCTCAGGAACCTTCGCCAACACCTCCAACCCCCGGGCCAACGCCACCACCGAGGTTGAGGTAGCCGAACTCACCGTTGACGCAGACGTGGCCGGCGTCACAAAAGCCCCCTCATCCGCATAGCGTTGGGTAATAATCCCGGAAAACGGAGCGCGAACCCGAGTATCCTCCAACTGAATCTCCGCAAATCGCACCTGGGCCTCGGCTTCCATCACATCGGCCATCCCTTGAGCAAGGGTTTCCTGACGGGTTCCGCTCAACAACTCCTCTAACTGAGATTGAGCCTGGGAGATATCCGTTTGAGCGGACGCCACCTCCGACTCGGCCCGGTCAACTTCCTCACGACGGCTACCGCTGCGAATCCGCTCCAAGCGCCGCTGGGCTTCCATCTGGGCCGATTGGGCCTGTTCAACTGCTGCTTGAGCCCGACGCATTTCATCTTCACGGCGATCGAGTTCCTGACGAGAAATCGCCCCATCTCGATACAATTGTTCATGACGTCGAACTTCCCCCTCCGCCAGCATCAGACGAGATTCCGCCTCACGAATACTTGCTTGGGCCCGATTTCCCGCCGCCTCTGCTTCCGCAATGTCTTCTGGGCGATTTCCTGCCCGTAATTGAGCTAAATTGGCTTCCGCACCAGCCAAGCGAGCCTCCGCCTGACGCACAGACCCCCGAGCGCGATCGATTTCCTCAGGCCGGGCCCCGGTTTCCCATTCTTGCAGCCGGGCCCGAGCGCGGGCTAAACGAGCTTGTGCCTGATCTAACTGACTGAGCAATTCCTGATTCTCCATCTCAGCCACGATTTCTCCCTGGCTGACTTCATCTCCTTGTTCCACATACAGCCGTTCTAAGCGCCCTTGGGTTTTGGGGCTGAGGTTCACCCGTTGCACAGGTTGCACCTCTCCAGTGGCTTCAATGCGTACTGTCACATCGGCGGCTTCAACTTGTACGGTGAGTTCATCGAGGCCGATTTGGGAGTTGGAACGACGACTAGCAACTCCAGCCACCACGGCTGTTCCTAAGAGGCCCGCTGCGAGGACTCCAATGAGCCAGCGGCCAGGATGTTTGAGATTGGCAAATAGGGGGAGTTCCATGGGGGAGGTGGAGGGAACAGGGGAGAGGGAACAGGGAATAGGGAATAGGCAGTAGGCAGTAGGCAATAGGCAATAGGGAGCCTCTCTGTATTCTAACTCTTTATTGCTTTAGATGGATTTGAATACACGCTTTTTCTTTTTTGTCAAGATAAACTTGAGGATTTATCAATTCGTAACAATCTGGGGAGGTCATCTAGTAGCAACGGGTACAACTTGTTAGCATGGGGAGATATCTTTCAAGGACTGCAACAGCCATCAGTGAGCCTTCAGCTTGAATGTCTAGCCTACGGTGTCGGTCACGCCCAGGAGGGTCTGTGTTTGCAACTGCGAATTGGCCCCTATCAGGTGCTGCTCGACTGTGGCATTGGGGATTTGTCGCCTCTCCTGGGGGATCTCCATCATGCCGCACCCCAAATTGATTGTGTCATCTGTAGTCATGCCCACGGTGACCATTCTCGGGGACTTTTGGCATTGCGTCAGGCCTATCCTCATCTGCCTATCTATGCCAGTGAGGTGACGGCTCAACTGTTGCCCCTGAACTGGCTTCATGTGCCCGAGATTCCCGAAATTTGCCAAGCCTTACCCTGGCGAACTGCGATCGAGATTGCTAAAAACCTCTGGTTGGAACTGTTCCCAGCGGGCCATCTTCCGGGAGCCTCCCTGGTGCGTTTAACCTATCATGGCGGCGATCGCCCCTATTCTGCGGTCTATACGGGGGACTTTCTTCTCTCTAACTCCCGCCTCGCAGAAGGACTTCCCCTCGAAGAAGTCCGCAACTGGCATCCTGATGTTTTAATTGTTGAGGGAAGCTACGGAACCGCTCGCTATCCCCGCCGGCGAACGCAAGAAAACGAGCTGGCTGAACGCATCAATCGCGCTCTGGCAGACCAACATCTGATTCTCATGCCGGTTCCCCGTCTAGGATTAGGGCAAGAACTGCTGATGTTGCTGCGATCGCACCATCACTTTACCGGGCGCAACATTGACTTGTGGGTGGATGCCTCCCTCGCCGCTGGCTGCGATCGCTACCTAGAACTCCTCCCCCATCTCCCCACCGCCGTCCAAAACTTCGCCCACCACCAACCCCTCTTCTGGGACGATCGCATCCGCCCCAGAATGCGTCGCCTCACCCCCGATACCAGCTTGGGCGAGGTTCCCACCATTCTCCTAACGGACATCGAGAGCGATTGGCAACGCTTCTGTGTCAACGATACCCGCTCCTGGCTTATCCTCTATCCCCTCCATCCCGGCCATCCCGGCCCCGATGACAGTCTCGATGATGCTCCCCAGATTCACCTTGAACCCTATCTTCTCAGTTCCCACTGCGATCGCTCAGGAACCAGTCAACTCATCCATAACCTCCGTCCCCAACATATTATCTTCGTCCACGGCTCCCCCAACTATCTAGCTGATTTAGCCAACCTCGAAGAACTCTGTAATCGCTATCAAATCCACTGTCCCGCTGCCGGAAAATTGGTGCAATTGCCCCTACGGGATAAACGCCCCCCCACCGAACTCCCCGACTCCCGCTACCAAGGAGAAGTCAGCGAAGACAAAAAGCGCATCATCGTTCATCTCGACAAAGCCCTCAGTCAAGATTCCCGCTGGCACAACTTCGCGGATACGGGCCTTGTGGAAACCCGCTGGCAAGGGGATGAGTTAGTCTTACGGGGCATCTCCCAACGGGAACTCCTCGGACGAGAACGGGCCCTACAAATTCCCCCCAGTCTCCCCTGTTGCGCTAATTGTGCCTACTACCGCTCCCAGCAATGTTTTAACTCCGATTCTCCCCTCTATGGCTTTAAGGTTACTGCTGATGGAACCTGTTCGGTGTTTGAACCGCTTTAGAAGGGGAAGAAGGCAATCCCCCCTACTGCCTGCTGCCTACTGCCTACTGCCTTCTCTTCCCCTGTTCCCTGTTCCCTGTTCCCTTGCGGTTGCTCTGTTAAAGAACTTCTCGGTTGAGATAGGGTTGCAGGACTTCGGGGACTTGAACCGTTTTATCTGGAAGTTGATAGTTTTCCAGAACAGCCGCCATGGTGCGTCCGATCGCCAACCCTGAACCGTTGAGAGTATGGACGTATTGCGTGCCTTTCTTGCCTTTCTCCTTGAAACGGATATTACCCCGTCGCGCTTGGAAATCCCCACAATTAGAACAACTCGAAATTTCTCGATAGGTTCCGGCGGAGGGGAGCCAGACTTCTAAGTCATAACATTTGTTGGCACTGAAGCCGAGATCGCCGGTGCAGAGTTCGATGACACGATAGGGCAGTTTTAGAGCTTGTAGGATAGCTTCGGCGTTTTCCACCAGTTTTTGATGTTCGGTTTCAGACTGCTCTGGGTGAACCACTTTAACCAATTCCACTTTGTTGAACTGGTGTAGCCGAATTAAGCCTCGGGTATCCTTGCCATAACTTCCGGCTTCCCGTCGGAAACAGGGGGTATAGGCACAATGATGGATGGGTAGCTCGTCGGCGGTGAGAATCTCATCTCGGTAGAGGTTCGTTAGGGGAACTTCGGCGGTGGGAGACAGCCAGAGATCGTCATCTTGACATTTGAAACTCTCTTCAGCGAATTTGGGGAGTTGGCCGGTGGCTTCTAAGGAACGACTGTTAATTAACACGGGGGGCATCACTTCGGTATAGCCAGCCGCGATTTGTTGATCTAGCATAAAGCTAATGAGGGCCCGTTCTAGAGCCGCTCCCGCTCCGATGAGGGCAACAAAACGGCTTTGGGCCACTTTGACGGCGCGATCGCTGACGATGATGCCCATCTCCTCAGCTAGATCAATATGGGAAAGGAACTTCTCGGATTTGGGTTTGTACTCATCTCCCCAGCGTCGAACTTCTACGTTCTCGGTTTCGTCTTTTCCGTTGGGGGTGCTAGGGCTGGGAAGGTTGGGGAAGGAGAGGAGCAGGCTGTTGAGTTGGCTGCTGATCTCCTTTTCTCGGGGTTCGAGTTCCCCGAGTTGCTGTTTGAGTTGGTTTCCTTCAGCTTTGAGCTGTTGGATCTCGTCACTGTTGGGATCAGCCCCGGATTTCATTTTCTGTCCGATCGCCTTACCGATTTCGTTGCTACGGGCCTGAAGCTGCGATCGCTCGGTTTCGAGTTCCCGGCGTTGACGATCAAGGGCTTCAATCGGGTTTAAATCATAAGCATCACCCCGCCGAGCGAGCTGCTCTCGGACGGCTTCGGGGTTGTCTCGAATCAGTTTGATGTCTAGCACAGTGGACGGTTACGGATAGAGGTTAGCAACGGAGGGAACAATCTCCCAGACCTGTATTTTGCCATGTTCCCAGACTTGAGAACATTGTTTACAAGGACAACCAGAGGGGCGATCGCTTTGTATCCTAGAGAAATGATGCCATTTTTTGATAATAAACCGATGACAATACAATCACGCTTCTTTCAACAGGATGGGGGGGATTGCGTTTCCCGCACGCTTCGCGATCGCCTCCTCGGACATATCCAGGTTAGGCTGTTGGCAATCCTCGGGGCGATCGCCCTTTGGCTTTGCCCCTCCCCAGCCCTCGCGGTGAGTGTGTACAATATGCCCTTTGTCTCCCCAGGGGAGAATACCTGGATTTTGGATGAGGGGAACACCATCAGCCGCATTAACGAAATCCAAATTGGCAACGCCCTCGAAGAACTACGCAACCAAACCGGCGCCGAGGTACGTTTTGTGACGGTTCGCCACATCGACTATGGGGAAACCATCCAAAGTTTTACCGAGAAACTGTTTGAGAAATGGTTTTCCACCCCAGAGGAGCAAGCGAATCAGGTGCTGATTTCCCTAGATGTGGTCACCAATAACGCCGGAATCCGCGTTGGTTCGGGACTCAGCGATGAACTCACCCCGGAGATTGCTGAGAGTGTCGCTCAGGAAACAGTCCTCTATCCTCTGATTGAAGGGGATAAGTATAATGAAGCCTTCATTGATGCCAAAGATCGTCTCGTGGCGGTTCTCTCGGGCCAAGGTGATCCGGGCGCGCCAGAATTGAAGGTGAAAGAGGTGCAAGTGGAAGGAACCTTTGCCACCGCTGAGGAAACAGCAGAAAAACGCAGTGATGCCACCACCTTTGTCATTGTGCTACTCATTGCAGCCACGGTTATTCCGATGGTGACGTACTATGCCCTCTACTCCTAGGTTTTCTTGATCCCCATCCGTGCATCTTGGGGTCGCGTTGAGACAATGTTTGCCCCTAGATGCACGAGTAGGCAGTAGGTAATAGGCAGTAGGCAGTAGGCAGTAGGAAAGTGGCGTGCCCTGCTCTTGTGGCTATGACGGTTTGCCAGCATTTAAAACTGAGTAGCAATGACTAGAATCAACTTACTTTATCATAGCCAGAAATGGCTAAATGCCACCAGTTTTATTGTCTTGATTTTTAATTTGTGTTTGTTTACAGCCCTCTATATTGCTAGTGAAAAAACCTATTACTGGTCAGATTTTATAAACTATCAACATTTTGCCAGATATATATTTGACATCTATCAAGACTCCCGTCTAGACGCCTTAACCCTGATTTTGGGGTCACGAGATACAACCTCATACAATCTATTATTTACCGTTCCCTTGCTGCCGGTGTTTGATATCTTTGGCTTATCCCGATTCACCTATATTCTTAGCCTGGTTCTCATCTACTTGCTTCCCTTTTCTCTGAGTTTAGGTGCCGTGGCCACACAACTGATTAACGCGCCGGCTCGTTCTGTATTTTGGGGAACTGTCTTTTTAAGTTTACTGAGTCCGTTTACCCTCGCCACCAGTTTAAGAGGCTTACCCGATACCGGGGGAATGACCTTAATTTGTCTGGGAATTTTTATATACCTTAAAAGTCATGAACTGAGCGCCAAAGTTCGCCTGCCAACCATCGTAACTTTAATGGAGGTAGGACTTTTGTTCGCTGGGGCGATCGCCTTTCGTCGTCATTTTGCCTATAGTGTAGTGGCGTTTTTGGGGGCGATGCTGATGTGGGAAGTGATGAGCTTTTGGCGATGGGGGTTTGGGGCAATTGTAGCGACAATCTTACGAGGAACCACCATCGCTCTGTCTGCTTTTCTGGTTCTGGCGATCGCCATGCCCAACTTTTTACAAGATAGCCTCAGTCGGGATTATCGCAGTCTCTATGCCTCCTTCACCTATCCCGTCGGTGAAGTTCTGAGTTACTACGGAAACGGGGCGGGATGGCTACTCTGGGGATTAGCGATTCTGGGC
Proteins encoded:
- a CDS encoding DUF262 domain-containing protein is translated as MTRLNFDTQTMTFRQLLGNGVTYQVPPFQRDYAWGEDEWDDIWQDINALFEEDGETAHYMGYLVLQSSDYRNFIIIDGQQRMTTLSLLILAGLSHLQDLIRAEIDGQRNQRRQEQLQNSYIGEVDPVSLLSYPKLQLNRHSNRFYQTYLVPLEQIPNRGLNGSESQLRKAFFWLKDRLKERHGMEVDSGQQFARFVDVWVDKLVFTVITVTDELNAFKVFETLNARGVRLSSTDLLKNYLFSLLGQGDRHQLEVESLELFWERIVGILGQESFPEFLRVFWNSQYPLIRKRELFKTVQHHIQTREQGFALLRSLDRYLEIYTALQDGQDVQWADSEKHSLQALKLLEIRQGLSFLMTCYDRFFEDNRSVFTRILKAISVISFRSVICDSPGHEQERRYNDIARRIHEGSLSNPSDVFLSLRSLYPDDKQFKAAFINKSFPTFQRQNKQLVRYILFNIEKQNYGREFDLESAIYTLEHILPEHPGAAWSDMDEYQQEQLRYRLGNLTPLEASLNRQIGNESYGVKRDVYGQSKFGITHAIAEHYDQWNERKIESRQRQLANIAAGIWRIDFP
- a CDS encoding efflux RND transporter periplasmic adaptor subunit — its product is MELPLFANLKHPGRWLIGVLAAGLLGTAVVAGVASRRSNSQIGLDELTVQVEAADVTVRIEATGEVQPVQRVNLSPKTQGRLERLYVEQGDEVSQGEIVAEMENQELLSQLDQAQARLARARARLQEWETGARPEEIDRARGSVRQAEARLAGAEANLAQLRAGNRPEDIAEAEAAGNRAQASIREAESRLMLAEGEVRRHEQLYRDGAISRQELDRREDEMRRAQAAVEQAQSAQMEAQRRLERIRSGSRREEVDRAESEVASAQTDISQAQSQLEELLSGTRQETLAQGMADVMEAEAQVRFAEIQLEDTRVRAPFSGIITQRYADEGAFVTPATSASTVSSATSTSVVALARGLEVLAKVPEADISQIQPGQLVEIVADAFPDEVFQGEVQLIAPEAIVERDVTLFQVRLDILTGLDQLRSGMNVDLTFLGDRLPNALVLPTVAIVTRQGETGVLVPGADDRPQFQSVTLGPTLGNRIQILDGLRDGDRVFLELPRGENLDDILGRNSD
- a CDS encoding MBL fold metallo-hydrolase; translated protein: MSLQLECLAYGVGHAQEGLCLQLRIGPYQVLLDCGIGDLSPLLGDLHHAAPQIDCVICSHAHGDHSRGLLALRQAYPHLPIYASEVTAQLLPLNWLHVPEIPEICQALPWRTAIEIAKNLWLELFPAGHLPGASLVRLTYHGGDRPYSAVYTGDFLLSNSRLAEGLPLEEVRNWHPDVLIVEGSYGTARYPRRRTQENELAERINRALADQHLILMPVPRLGLGQELLMLLRSHHHFTGRNIDLWVDASLAAGCDRYLELLPHLPTAVQNFAHHQPLFWDDRIRPRMRRLTPDTSLGEVPTILLTDIESDWQRFCVNDTRSWLILYPLHPGHPGPDDSLDDAPQIHLEPYLLSSHCDRSGTSQLIHNLRPQHIIFVHGSPNYLADLANLEELCNRYQIHCPAAGKLVQLPLRDKRPPTELPDSRYQGEVSEDKKRIIVHLDKALSQDSRWHNFADTGLVETRWQGDELVLRGISQRELLGRERALQIPPSLPCCANCAYYRSQQCFNSDSPLYGFKVTADGTCSVFEPL
- the serS gene encoding serine--tRNA ligase: MLDIKLIRDNPEAVREQLARRGDAYDLNPIEALDRQRRELETERSQLQARSNEIGKAIGQKMKSGADPNSDEIQQLKAEGNQLKQQLGELEPREKEISSQLNSLLLSFPNLPSPSTPNGKDETENVEVRRWGDEYKPKSEKFLSHIDLAEEMGIIVSDRAVKVAQSRFVALIGAGAALERALISFMLDQQIAAGYTEVMPPVLINSRSLEATGQLPKFAEESFKCQDDDLWLSPTAEVPLTNLYRDEILTADELPIHHCAYTPCFRREAGSYGKDTRGLIRLHQFNKVELVKVVHPEQSETEHQKLVENAEAILQALKLPYRVIELCTGDLGFSANKCYDLEVWLPSAGTYREISSCSNCGDFQARRGNIRFKEKGKKGTQYVHTLNGSGLAIGRTMAAVLENYQLPDKTVQVPEVLQPYLNREVL
- the psb32 gene encoding photosystem II repair protein Psb32, whose protein sequence is MTIQSRFFQQDGGDCVSRTLRDRLLGHIQVRLLAILGAIALWLCPSPALAVSVYNMPFVSPGENTWILDEGNTISRINEIQIGNALEELRNQTGAEVRFVTVRHIDYGETIQSFTEKLFEKWFSTPEEQANQVLISLDVVTNNAGIRVGSGLSDELTPEIAESVAQETVLYPLIEGDKYNEAFIDAKDRLVAVLSGQGDPGAPELKVKEVQVEGTFATAEETAEKRSDATTFVIVLLIAATVIPMVTYYALYS